One stretch of Akkermansia sp. RCC_12PD DNA includes these proteins:
- a CDS encoding LamG-like jellyroll fold domain-containing protein, translated as MKKSLFIAATLLYSGLDVQAATLKYYYDFNKLNGNLSSLNDNNLAGETAGAAVFSGGGWINYADGYEGKGYDSRSDGGQLTLGSADNGLGLNTEDGFSLSIAVKDFSPGHSQSTALWKGLLTFTSGSGQTMYLQKDSGDASSAGEWAAYCGGNVGNWANMTISRDSFSNIIITFQAGELNIYLDGQRRISASGVNFTGDAQSLKLASTADTIMDDLQLYSGVLNHDEIAALAANPALPVPEPATAALGMLGLAALSCRRRA; from the coding sequence ATGAAAAAATCCTTATTTATTGCAGCCACTCTGCTTTATTCCGGGCTGGACGTACAGGCCGCCACTCTTAAATATTATTATGATTTCAACAAACTCAACGGCAACCTGTCTTCCCTGAACGACAACAATCTGGCGGGAGAAACGGCAGGCGCCGCCGTATTCAGCGGCGGTGGCTGGATCAATTATGCGGACGGTTATGAAGGAAAGGGATACGACAGCCGTTCGGACGGTGGCCAGCTTACATTGGGGTCCGCCGACAACGGCCTGGGCCTGAATACGGAGGATGGATTCAGCCTTTCCATTGCCGTCAAGGACTTCTCCCCCGGCCATTCCCAATCCACCGCTCTTTGGAAAGGGCTGCTGACCTTCACTTCCGGAAGCGGGCAAACCATGTATCTTCAAAAGGACTCCGGAGACGCCTCCAGCGCCGGAGAATGGGCCGCCTATTGCGGCGGCAACGTGGGCAATTGGGCCAACATGACCATCTCCAGGGATTCCTTCTCCAATATCATCATTACCTTCCAGGCTGGAGAGCTGAACATTTATCTGGATGGACAGCGCAGGATCAGCGCTTCCGGCGTCAATTTCACCGGGGATGCCCAATCTCTGAAACTGGCTTCCACGGCCGATACTATCATGGATGACCTCCAGTTGTATTCCGGCGTCTTGAATCACGATGAAATTGCGGCCCTGGCCGCCAATCCAGCCCTCCCCGTACCGGAACCAGCAACGGCCGCCTTAGGCATGCTGGGATTGGCTGCCCTGAGCTGCCGCCGCAGAGCCTGA
- a CDS encoding TonB-dependent receptor yields MSSKALAQTQDKALQLNLATSIYGTFAEIGAGQETANWFFRASGAAGTVAKTISAYDMTVSDTLYGPVKRYVSEERLKGMLDYEFSQLINRLGPKRGKDTRFFAFCNTVKVKGYRDNGPWNGWIGVRFQLKPEAEPSDLIIHVRLNDPDHDSQMKDLGILGVNILHAVFFKRDRLEEFIEALVDNLDPRLVEIDVVRFEGHGFSMVDNRLFALQLVKSGLTPATLFLANGQVAQAADVLYKRPIVLMRGSFNPVCNLHLEVMSQVKKCFLTHINETQADRCMEICEISMNNLLRGGDVDHLEFLDRADSLKALGKNVLITKMPRFDNLSELLARYTKEPIAIALSIGLLNELFKEKWTEDIPGGILESFGRTFQNKTRLYVSPWLNRKSGEFVTARTFRAPEQYVHLYQHFLANGLVVDVPFFNEYLLRHTPRDIQRMIAADEDIWKTLVPAEAHRSALHFR; encoded by the coding sequence ATGAGTTCCAAGGCATTAGCGCAAACACAGGACAAGGCCCTCCAGCTCAATCTGGCGACCTCCATTTACGGGACCTTTGCGGAAATCGGCGCCGGGCAGGAAACTGCCAACTGGTTTTTCCGGGCTTCCGGCGCCGCCGGAACTGTGGCAAAGACCATCTCCGCCTATGACATGACCGTCAGCGACACGCTGTACGGCCCCGTCAAGCGCTACGTTTCCGAGGAACGCCTGAAGGGAATGCTGGACTATGAATTCTCCCAGCTCATCAACCGCCTGGGCCCCAAGCGCGGGAAGGACACCCGTTTCTTTGCCTTCTGCAATACGGTAAAGGTGAAAGGCTACCGGGACAACGGCCCGTGGAACGGCTGGATAGGCGTACGCTTCCAGTTGAAGCCGGAAGCCGAACCCTCAGACCTGATCATCCACGTGCGTCTGAATGATCCTGACCACGACAGCCAGATGAAGGACCTGGGCATTCTGGGCGTCAATATCCTGCACGCCGTCTTTTTCAAGAGGGACCGGCTGGAGGAATTCATTGAAGCGCTGGTGGACAACCTGGACCCCCGGCTGGTGGAAATAGACGTCGTCCGCTTTGAAGGCCACGGCTTCTCCATGGTGGACAACCGCCTCTTTGCCTTGCAATTGGTGAAGTCCGGCCTGACTCCGGCCACCCTGTTCCTGGCCAACGGACAGGTGGCGCAGGCGGCGGACGTGCTGTACAAGCGCCCCATCGTGCTGATGAGGGGCAGTTTCAACCCCGTCTGCAACTTGCACCTGGAAGTCATGTCGCAGGTGAAAAAATGTTTCCTCACCCACATTAATGAGACGCAGGCGGACCGGTGCATGGAAATCTGCGAGATTTCCATGAACAACCTGCTGCGCGGCGGAGACGTGGACCATCTGGAATTCCTGGACCGCGCGGACAGCCTGAAGGCGCTGGGCAAAAATGTGCTGATCACCAAGATGCCGCGTTTCGACAACCTGTCGGAACTACTCGCCCGCTACACGAAGGAACCCATCGCCATCGCCCTTTCCATTGGCCTGCTCAACGAACTGTTCAAGGAAAAATGGACGGAAGACATTCCCGGCGGCATTCTGGAATCCTTCGGCCGCACCTTCCAGAACAAGACGCGCCTGTACGTCTCCCCCTGGCTCAACCGCAAATCCGGTGAATTCGTCACGGCCAGAACCTTCCGCGCCCCGGAGCAGTACGTGCACCTTTACCAGCACTTCCTGGCCAACGGACTGGTGGTGGACGTCCCCTTCTTCAACGAATACCTGCTGCGCCACACGCCGCGAGACATCCAGCGCATGATCGCCGCGGATGAGGACATCTGGAAAACCCTGGTCCCGGCGGAGGCGCACCGCTCCGCCCTGCACTTCCGCTAA
- a CDS encoding adenylosuccinate synthase: protein MNTIIIGSQWGDEGKGKMIDFLTESADVVARGQGGNNAGHTVIANGKKYILHLVPSGILWPGKLCVIGNGVVLDPVGLVEEINELRGQGVSITSENLLISDRAHVVLPFHKEMDAAQESALGKKAIGTTKRGIGPTYADKARRIGVRMADMRDPSIFDEVLRRRIRMANAEMERMGLPAMDEEEMVKEVSAAADVLRPHITNTIPVMNEAIASGKSILFEGAQGAYLDVDFGTYPFVTSSNTSSAGACTGTGVPPHKIDRIIGVCKAYTTRVGAGPFVTEDEDISNHLHSMGREFGATTGRPRRCGWADGVLLHFSAMFNGFDEMAMTNLDGYDKCPEIKICTGYDLDGEILAYPPATVDEWERCKPVYETMPGWLQDISSCRSWEEIPENAKKFVKRMSELIGCPVTTVGVGPDREQTIAVK, encoded by the coding sequence ATGAATACCATTATTATCGGCTCCCAATGGGGCGACGAAGGCAAAGGCAAAATGATTGATTTCTTAACGGAATCGGCCGACGTGGTAGCCCGCGGCCAGGGCGGCAACAATGCCGGCCATACCGTTATCGCCAACGGGAAGAAGTATATTCTGCACCTTGTCCCCTCCGGCATCCTGTGGCCGGGCAAGCTCTGCGTCATTGGTAATGGCGTCGTACTGGACCCCGTAGGCCTGGTGGAGGAAATCAACGAACTCCGCGGCCAGGGCGTTTCCATCACCAGTGAAAACCTTCTCATCTCCGACCGCGCCCACGTGGTCCTCCCCTTCCACAAGGAAATGGATGCTGCCCAGGAATCCGCCCTCGGCAAAAAAGCCATCGGCACCACCAAGCGCGGCATCGGCCCGACGTACGCGGACAAGGCCCGCCGCATCGGAGTGCGCATGGCGGACATGCGTGATCCGTCCATTTTTGACGAAGTATTGCGCCGCCGCATCAGAATGGCGAACGCGGAAATGGAACGCATGGGCCTTCCCGCCATGGACGAGGAAGAAATGGTGAAGGAAGTCAGCGCCGCCGCGGACGTGCTGCGCCCGCATATCACCAACACCATCCCAGTCATGAATGAGGCCATTGCCTCCGGAAAGAGCATCCTCTTTGAAGGCGCCCAGGGAGCTTATCTGGATGTGGACTTCGGCACCTATCCGTTCGTGACCTCTTCCAACACTTCCTCTGCCGGGGCCTGCACCGGCACCGGAGTCCCCCCCCACAAGATCGACCGCATCATTGGCGTCTGCAAGGCCTATACCACCCGCGTGGGAGCCGGTCCCTTTGTCACGGAAGATGAGGACATTTCCAACCACCTGCACAGCATGGGCCGCGAATTCGGCGCTACGACCGGGCGCCCCCGCCGCTGCGGCTGGGCGGATGGCGTGCTGCTCCACTTCTCCGCCATGTTCAACGGTTTTGACGAAATGGCCATGACCAACCTGGACGGCTACGACAAGTGCCCGGAAATCAAAATCTGCACAGGGTATGACCTGGACGGGGAAATCCTGGCCTATCCGCCCGCCACGGTGGACGAATGGGAACGCTGCAAGCCCGTCTATGAAACCATGCCGGGCTGGCTCCAGGACATTTCCTCCTGCCGCTCCTGGGAAGAGATTCCGGAAAACGCCAAAAAGTTCGTCAAACGCATGAGCGAACTCATCGGCTGCCCCGTCACCACCGTAGGCGTGGGACCCGACCGCGAGCAGACGATTGCCGTCAAATAA